In Saccharicrinis fermentans DSM 9555 = JCM 21142, a genomic segment contains:
- a CDS encoding galactokinase, which yields MAQISSLIEKINGGNNPFFKELYGTDATVLKEQSERYIQYMNEFKSIYGSDDVTLLSSPGRTEVGGNHTDHQLGRVLAGAVNLDNIAIVAPNGTNKVRITSIGFDPFEVDLDELEITEFQITPANLVRAIAAGIKELGLKIGGFDAVIHGCVPEGSGLSSSASIEVLIGAIFSNLFNDGKLDPVDNAKIGQKAEHACKKFCGLMDQTACAVGGFITIDFKDKADPKVKALNFDFAKTGYSLVITNTGGSHGGLDEEYNALPGEMKSVAKELGQEVLRPLSMEDIVKGIPTIREKVGDRALLRSIHFQGDNARVVDQVKALEDGKFDEFLALVIESGYSSYMYNQNIFVGGESKYQNVALALALSDLVLKGKGAWRVHGGGFAGTIQAFVPNDLLDNYISTLESVFGKGNCHKLFIRSKGAVAVEL from the coding sequence ATGGCACAAATAAGTTCATTAATCGAAAAAATAAACGGAGGAAACAATCCTTTTTTCAAAGAATTATATGGAACAGACGCTACTGTTCTTAAGGAGCAAAGCGAGCGTTATATCCAATACATGAATGAATTTAAAAGCATCTATGGCTCGGACGATGTAACCTTACTAAGTTCACCTGGACGAACTGAAGTAGGTGGAAATCACACCGACCATCAATTAGGTCGCGTTTTAGCAGGTGCAGTAAATCTTGACAACATAGCTATTGTTGCACCCAACGGCACAAATAAAGTACGTATAACTTCCATTGGCTTTGATCCTTTTGAAGTTGATTTAGATGAATTAGAGATTACAGAATTTCAAATCACACCAGCAAACCTTGTGAGAGCTATTGCAGCAGGCATCAAAGAACTTGGTTTAAAAATTGGAGGATTTGATGCAGTGATTCATGGATGTGTTCCCGAAGGTTCAGGCCTAAGCTCATCAGCATCCATTGAAGTATTGATTGGTGCAATTTTCAGTAACCTATTTAACGACGGTAAACTTGATCCTGTTGACAATGCCAAAATTGGACAAAAAGCAGAACATGCCTGTAAGAAATTTTGTGGTTTAATGGATCAGACTGCCTGTGCAGTAGGGGGATTTATCACAATTGATTTTAAAGACAAAGCAGATCCCAAAGTAAAAGCTTTAAATTTCGATTTTGCTAAGACAGGTTACTCATTGGTAATCACAAACACAGGAGGAAGTCATGGTGGTCTTGACGAAGAGTACAACGCGCTCCCAGGAGAAATGAAATCCGTTGCCAAGGAATTAGGCCAGGAAGTCCTTCGTCCATTAAGCATGGAAGATATTGTAAAAGGTATACCTACCATTAGAGAAAAAGTTGGAGACCGAGCTTTACTTCGCTCTATACACTTTCAGGGAGATAATGCCCGCGTAGTAGATCAGGTAAAAGCCCTTGAAGATGGTAAATTTGATGAATTTTTAGCCTTGGTAATTGAGTCTGGTTATAGCTCTTACATGTACAACCAAAATATTTTTGTGGGTGGCGAATCCAAATACCAAAATGTTGCATTAGCACTAGCTCTCAGCGACTTGGTGTTAAAAGGTAAAGGTGCGTGGCGCGTTCATGGAGGAGGCTTTGCCGGAACCATACAAGCCTTTGTTCCAAACGATTTATTAGACAATTACATTTCTACTTTAGAATCAGTATTCGGAAAAGGAAATTGCCACAAGTTATTTATCCGTTCCAAAGGTGCGGTAGCCGTAGAATTATAG
- a CDS encoding YfiR family protein, producing the protein MKVKNLSVLLAFVFVFNFVDAQVRIQKVEASFIANFMRYIKWPGQESIKTMKVGVFGTNQAIYDELNITINGKNVGMATIAVVEVQSAEEMKDCHIVFVSREKLFKAKKELEALGANSVMTITEEQNYMPKFAMVNFKVVNSKLTFQLNQELAKQKKIQVSSKLVQMASS; encoded by the coding sequence ATGAAGGTTAAAAATTTATCGGTACTACTGGCTTTTGTCTTTGTCTTTAATTTTGTTGACGCACAGGTGCGAATTCAAAAGGTGGAGGCTTCTTTTATAGCTAACTTTATGAGGTATATAAAATGGCCTGGACAGGAGTCTATAAAAACAATGAAAGTAGGTGTTTTCGGGACAAACCAAGCCATATATGATGAACTTAACATAACAATTAATGGTAAAAATGTTGGTATGGCTACCATAGCGGTTGTAGAGGTGCAATCAGCAGAAGAGATGAAGGATTGTCATATTGTGTTCGTTTCGCGAGAAAAGTTGTTTAAAGCCAAAAAGGAGTTGGAGGCGCTGGGTGCCAATTCTGTTATGACAATCACGGAAGAGCAAAACTATATGCCTAAATTTGCCATGGTAAATTTTAAGGTAGTTAATAGCAAATTAACTTTTCAGTTGAATCAGGAATTGGCCAAACAAAAGAAAATCCAAGTAAGTTCTAAATTGGTTCAAATGGCTTCGAGTTAA
- a CDS encoding MaoC family dehydratase yields MAQMIIKSFEELEALKGQEIGKSDYHIITQEQINLFAEATMDHQWIHTDPEKAKKESPFGNTIAHGYLTVSLLAFLWEQIVEVQNIKLQVNYGIESLKFNQAVLVDSKVRLVAKVVDVKNLRGTTKANIGVVMEIEGSKKPAFEGEIVFLYHFN; encoded by the coding sequence ATGGCGCAAATGATTATTAAAAGCTTTGAAGAACTGGAAGCTTTAAAAGGACAAGAAATAGGAAAATCAGATTATCATATAATCACACAGGAGCAGATAAACTTGTTTGCAGAAGCAACCATGGATCATCAATGGATTCATACTGATCCAGAGAAAGCAAAGAAAGAATCTCCATTTGGCAATACAATTGCACATGGGTATTTAACGGTTTCGCTATTGGCTTTTTTGTGGGAGCAAATTGTTGAGGTGCAGAATATTAAATTGCAAGTAAACTATGGAATTGAAAGTCTTAAGTTTAATCAGGCTGTTTTGGTGGACTCAAAAGTGAGATTGGTGGCTAAAGTGGTGGATGTTAAAAATCTGAGAGGAACTACCAAGGCCAATATAGGCGTGGTTATGGAAATAGAAGGAAGTAAAAAGCCTGCTTTTGAAGGGGAAATAGTATTTTTATATCATTTTAACTAA